Genomic window (Capricornis sumatraensis isolate serow.1 chromosome 1, serow.2, whole genome shotgun sequence):
GACCGGCAGGCTCCAAACAGCAGAGGCAAGCGAAGACACCGCGCGGGCCAAGATCCCCTGAGCGGGCCCCCAAGAAATGGAGGGGACCCCCACCCCCGGGGCACCGGCGCGCTTCGGCCCCGTCCGTCCCCGAGCCCCGCACTGCGGCGCTGCCCGCCTCGGATCCTCATCCCCCTCTGCCAGGCGAAGTCGGGGAGTCTTATCCAGCCCCAAGGCCGATGAGCGAGGTCCTGCGGGGCGCCCCTCACTCTGGGCAGTGGAGGGACCCCCGCGCAGTCGCGCTCCGAGGAGGATGGCAGCGGATAGAGCTCAGACGGCAGAGCCAGCACCACAGGGAGAAACCAAACTCACCATCTTGAAAGGCTGGCGTAGAGAGAAAGGACGGGGTATTGTGGGTAATTTGTAGGCGTCCTCGGAGATCGCGAGAACTGGCGCCGGCGCGGGATTTCGGATTTAAAGAGAAAGAACTCCCTTTTCCCCCTGCTCGGTCGGGGGCGGTGCCTAAAGCAGGAAGAGCCGTGGGAGGCCCGGGGCAGGGCCGCGGAGACTGACCCGCAGGGGCGCGCGCTTGTCCCCTACTCCGCCCCCAGCGAGGTACGCCGCTGAGGGAGCTGGGGCGTCGTGGCTCGGTCGGCGTCCTTCTGGTGGGGTTTACTCCCCCGCGAATTCGGTCGGGGGCCCTCGCCGGGCGGGAGCGCGCGCAGCCCGGAGGCACCTGGCGCGGGGCGAGAGGGCGGGCGGTCCCGGGACGGAGGAGCCCCGACGCCTCGTGGGGCGGCCCTCCAGGGGCCGCGGCGTGGAGACGGGGGCGGCAGAGTCGGGGTAGGACCCGAGCGGCTCTTCGGGCCCGCGCGGGCCGACGGGGACGTGCGTGAGCCTGGCCTCCGAGAGGGCTGCGCCGGCGCCGGCTGGGTAGTTGTCGGGGTCCTGCCGAGGGGGCGCGAACCAGAGGAGAGCCCGTAGCGCGTGTTTGGCGGAAAGGGCACCTCCGGAGAGTCTGCCCGAGGGTCCTACCCAGGCTGGTGCCTGCAGCGAGGAGAGAAGCCGGAGCTGGCCTGCTCACACCCAGACTCGGTTCCAGGTGCCCCCCTCAGGCCCCGCCATGGCCCAGCAGAGAGCCCTGCCGCAGAGCAAGGAGACGCTGCTGCAGTCTTACAACAAGCGGCTTAAGGACGACGTCAAGTCCATTATGGACAACTTCACCGAGATCATCAAGACCGCCAAGGTGGGTGGGGGCCGCCGGTCTCCGGCTCCCTTGGAGACCAATACGGTGGTGAGCAGAGCTGAATCGGGGCGTCCGCTTTCAACCTCCCAGCCAGGTGGTGGCCATAGTGCAGTGAGCCCATAGGCAGGGCCCTCGTGCCCATGGGGAGAACGTTTGGGAGGGCctgggatggggggggggggggcggtgaccGCAGCAGACAGGTAAGTCAGCCGGCTAATTACAGGCCCTGGGGAGGCATCTGTAGGGGACTGCAGTCAGTGCCAGGACCCGGCATCACTTACTGGCAGCAAGGGGTTGGATGACGTCCTCACTTCTCCGTGCCTCGGTGTCCCCTGCAGCATGGCAGCCTTGTACTGGTGGATGAGTTATCCACGTAAAGCGGTCACTGTGGGGACTGTCGTGAGTGCATGTGGTTGCCGAAAACAGCTGGGGAAAGCCCCTCATGTGGGCAGAGAGAGGGTCGGCGGCTGGTTCTGGGCAGGCAAGCCCGCTGACTGGAGTGGGCTGGAATTCTGCATGACTGTTCCAGTCCTGGAACTCGTTTGAGCCTTAATAGTGTCGGTtgggttccctggtgactcagaggttaaagcgactgcctgcattgtgggagacctgggtctgatccctaggtaggaagatcccctggagaaggaaatggcaatccactccagtattcttgcctggagaatcccatggatggaggagcctggtgggctacagtccctggggttgcaaagagttggacatgactgagtgacttaactttcactaaCTTTCAGTGTCAGGCTGAGCTGTGAGGGCCCTCTGTGTGCCGTCCCGTTTAATCGTCACAAGAATGCTATAGGGCAGGTCATTGCTGTCCAGTTCCTTTTCAGAGGAGGGAACAGGGACTCAGAAGCTTTAGCATCCTGCCCCAAGTCAGGATATTCTGTGAATATCCAGCAGGGCTGGAATTGGGACCTGGGAAATCTGGGTCCCTACCATTTAGGGTGCCCTGACCCCTGCCCGCACCCTGGCCTGGTGGGTGGGTTGGGACAGCTAATAGCCTGGACCTTGGACAGAACAGGTGGGGCAGGACACCTGGCTTCTCCAGAGACCGTCTGAGACACGTGGAGTGCGCTCAGGTCTGTCCCGGCTTCAGGTCTGCCCACCAGGGAAGGTGGTCGAGGCTTCAGTGAGAGTTTCCTAAGACGATGGTCAGGTGCTTAACACAGTCCCTGGCACCcagaaagtgctcagtaaatggtcacttaaaaaaatacattgtccttttattcatccattcagcaGGTCACTGACTGCCCAAGCTAAAAAGATGGGGGCAACCCCTCCTTGCACCTGGCACAGCAGCCTTCGTACTTGGGCATCTGTTGGTCCTATGAGGGTGCCCGTTACCCCTTAGAATGGGGCGGGGGGTGCTGGTGCACGAAGCCGGAGGTCTGGGGGCGGCGCCTGGTGCAGAGAGCACGACGGGCCACAGGGCGTGGCGAGTGGGGGTGCACTGCCGTCGCCGCCGGGCACCTGTGGGCCAGGGCACCTGCCCACGCTGGACTTTCTCGTTTGCCCCGCAGATTGAGGACGAGACGCAGGTGTCAAGGGCCACTCAGGGCGAGCAGGACAACTACGAAATGCACGTGAGAGCCGCCAACATCGTGAGTCGCCAGGTGGAGGGGACAGTCTGGGCTCCAGAAGCCTGTGGTCCCTACTGGGGTTTCCGGGGGGCAGAGGGGCAAACCGCTTCTCAGGagactcccttccaggggagGGCTTTCCTCAGCAGCTGAGGGAGGGGCTGGCAGGTAGTGGGTACGGTCACGATGTCGAGTGCTGGGCAGGGGTTACAAAGAGGTCAGCCCTTCCTCTCTGAAGGTCCTCTGTAAGTGCAGGCTCTCTATAAACGAAGGTTCCTTGTAAGTGAAGGTTCTGTAAATGCAGGAAGCAAACGGCCAGACGAAACAGGACAGGCGTCTTGACCCCTTTCCATGCCACAGGATAAGCAAAGCCACCAAGCATTTCCACGGGTCCACACCCACGCTGGAAATGCATACCACAGGGTCCTAAACGGGTCCCCCCCAACTGGCAGGTATGCTGGTCCTGAGGAAGAATAGGGCAGGTTAAACGGATGGCAGCTTTGTCTGGGGTTTGAGGTTTTCAGAAGCAGGATACGTGATTGAATAAAGCGTGCAATTGGCCGTCACACCTGCAGGAGTGGCAGCCAGAGGCCCAACGGCACCTGCCTAGGCAGTGACTCACGTGCCTGCGGGGGCTGCCAGGGACCCCGCCGCCCCCTCCTCGCCTTCTCGTCCCTCACTTCTGACGACGACCCTGTGTGAGTGCCGTGGCCCCAGTTTGCAGAGGAGGCCACCACTGCCATTGCCTACCCAGCGTCAGGCACGGGGGGGCAGGCAGTCCCTCACCACGCCCCCAATCCCCGCGGCCGCAGGTCCGAGCTGGCGAGTCCCTGATGAAGCTGGTGTCTGACCTGAAGCAGTTCCTCATCCTCAACGACTTCCCGTCGGTGAACGAGGCCATCGACCAGCGCAACCAGCAGCTGCGAGCCCTGCAAGAGGAGAGTGACCGGAAGCTTATCGCGCTGCGGGACGAGGTCTCCATCGACCTGTACGAGCTGGAGGAGGAGTATTACTCGTCCAGGTACAAATAGGGCTGCACCCCGCGCACGGCGGACCTGCGGACCGGGGCCCGGCCAGCAGGCGTGCCAGGCCCCACCTAGCAGCCTTGTTTCCAAATCCTTCCTGGTCTCGGCAGCAGAACCCTTTGTCTGGGTTTCACAGCAGACGTCAGGGTCAGAGCGTCTGATCAACAGACAACTGATACTGCCTACTGGGGCCCAGGCATCAGAATGAAAATGAGAACCTCGAAGGTTGGGTGTGCCAGGCCAGCGTTTCTGTCTGGGAGGCCAGCTCTCCGAAATAACTGTCTAATCCAGATCTAAATAGCCCAGCCACATGGGGCCAGTGCTCTTGGCTACCCAGCCCCCATCCAGGACCCCAGTGCTTGCCCAGGGTTGTGATTGCCATGGGTGTCACTGAATACccactctgtatgtgtgtgtcggGGTGGGGGTtcctgggaaggaggaggagaaaatccAAACAGAGCGTGGCCTTGAACGCCAGGCCTGGGCACTTATACCACTgagttctcattcagttcagcgTCATTCAGACCACAGCCCTCCTGCACGCTGGGCCCATTACAGCAGCGGGCAAGGCCTGTGACACCAGCTCTCGTGGCCTGCTTAGAATCCTGAAACCCAAGGCAGTTTGAGCTGGAGGGGCCCCAGGAAGTCAGAATCCAGGTGTAATTTACTCACGGGGAAGCTGAGGCTGGAGAGGCCTCACACATCCGTCCTTGTTAGCTTGGAAAAATCAAGACTCAGTCCAGCAGACACCAGGTTGGCACCCCCTCGCCCTCGCTGGACAAATGTGTCTTCCTGTCATGGATTTTCATTGCCCCTTTCTGTCCGGTGGTGGCCAGGCTGGAGCCACAGATGCCCAGAGCCAGAGTGTCTGTGGGTTGAGGCTGGATTTCTCTGTGTGGGTTCCAGTGCCGCCCCTCACGGTCACTCACACCTTTACCTTCGTGGGAAAGGACAAACATCACTGCTCAGTTGGAGTGGTTTAAACTCTTCCAGAGGGTTCTGGGGCCATCTCTCATCTCTGATGTGTACTGGCTCAGCAGACACCTAGCAAATGCTTCCTACATACTAGCCTTCAGGGAGGGGTCCAGAGTGGTCCCTGGGGGGGTTTCAGACCCTGCTGGGGACGTTGCTCCTTATGTCCTTGTTTGCCCCCCTGTGGCCCCCATGGGCCAGGGCCATGGACTGAATGTCTGCAGGAGAGCAGCTTAGGCCTGCCTTTTGAGGCTGAGAGCAGTGGGGGCTGCAGGAGAATGCCTGAGAGCCAGGCTCCTCCTGTCCTGGCTTTGGGCCATCAGTCTGGCCCAGAGGGGTTTCTAGTCCAGCCTGGGGTCTTCGAGAGGCTGAGGCCCTCCGTCTGTAAATGCCTGTGGCGGCCGGGGCTCAGCTGAGTCAGGGCCAGCCGGTTGTGGGCCCCTCCCTGCTCGTCCCCTACACAGGCGGCGTGTCCCGCTGCACCTCCCCCCCCCAAGCCACCAGCGCTCAGCTCGTTCTCCACGTGCATCCCCGCTGCCCACACGCTCGCTTCTCCACTTTCTGCTCACGATTTGCTGTTTCTCTCCCTCTCGCCTTCCACTCTCCTCGAAACTCTGCTCTGTGTCCAGGATGGTTCTGAGGCTGGATGCTGGGGGCGGGAGCAAGGGAGGGCGCATGAGGCAGGATTTGGGAGGAAGCCAGTGAGACGTGTGGGGACGGGGCAGGCCCCACTCGCCCCCTGGATGCCTTCCGCGAGCCATGCTCTGTCCACGTGCATCCTTGCTGAGGCCAGCCATGCTGTCCCCGTATTAGACGAGAGCTGGTGCTTTCACTGTGGCGTGGCCGCAGATCGTCCCCGTGTTAGAGACAGGAGCCTGAGTTCAAGGCGCTGGCGTCCTGTTTGAAGTCACAGAGCTGGTGCAGGGCTGCAGGACAGAACGCCAGGGCCTCTGCTCCTAACCGCTACCCCATTCAGGCTGAGTCCCAGACCCAGAGAGGAGACAGCGTCTCTGTCCCCAGGGGCCTTGAGAAGCGCAGGGACTGTGGAGACCACTTCTACATGCTGGTTCCTGCAACTGGAGAATGGAGCGTGTGGTCAGGCTGGCAGCTCCCCGCTAGAGGAAGGCAGCTAGAGCCAGGACAGGAAGGGGTGGCAGGAGGGACACAAATGGGTCAGTAGAAGGGACctgctgaggtcacacagcctgcCAGTGGCTGGTCCCAAAGGGGTCCCTGTGGAGCCCCTGGAGGGCCCAGAAGCAGGAGCAGCGCCCATGCCTCCCCCTCAGCCAAGCCTACTTGGTGGAGGGGCCCGCACacgggggaggagggggatgcAGGTCTGCGGTGTGGTCTGTGTTTCCTTAACTGCTTCTATCTTGCTTTCCTTCCCTGGCTTCATCTCTGCCTGCTCCTGTCTCTCCCTGGGTTTCTGGTGGTGGAAAAGCTCAAGTCTATGTGAAGCTAACGATCTGCCTCTGTGCGAAGCTTACTGGAGGCTGGACCAGGACACAGACTCCGCTGACTTCCTCTCAGCCCCTCTGCTCGCGTCCCCAGAGCCCAGTGCTGGCGGCCCCCTGCAGGCTGCAGCCCCTGCCCACTCCCACACTGGTGGCCCCGGCCCCACGGAACACACCTGAGCCTCCCAGAGCTCTGCCACCCTCCCCACTCCAGGGCCCCTAGGATCTTGGGAATGAGATCCAGTCCTCACCCCAGCCTCCGCTCCCTTCAGCCTGGTTCCCGCTTGGGGAGCCACTGTGGCTTCCTTGGGAACCTTATCAGCCCAGGGACAGCCCACCTAGGAGTGCTGGGGGGAAGGAGTGCCCCCTACCATTTTAGGATGGCCCATCCTTCCTATTTGCTACTTTCTGGGCTGGCCAGAAGGGAGTTTCCAGGAGAATTTGTCCCGTTGAGGACCTAGCAGCAGAGCAGGAGGATGCCCAGTGTTGGGAAACCTGACCTGTGCATACTGTTTACCATGGGGGAAGGGGGGAGGTGCTCAGAGTGGACAGTACTAGCCAAGGCCTGGCCTCCGTGCACAGCTCTGCCGACTACCTCACCCTGAGGCTCCTCTGCTAGCTGACTGCCCCTGCAGGGCTGTGGAGAAAGGGGGCTGCCCACTCTCACGGAAGTCAGGCAGGGTCCTTCCTAACGCTGCTGCTGCATACACTTggttatttttgtaataaaagaCTGTTGAATAAAACCACCTCTGCCCTTTTGCATCGGTTGGTTCCTTTTCTTGCTTTTGGACCACTCAGTCTCCCAGTGGCTGTCGGGAAAGAGCCCTGGGCTCTGCCTAGTCAACCTGGGCCCTCGGGTCAGCTTTCGGGCCCCGGGGTGCTCTATCAGCATGGGGTTCATGGCTGAATTTCCACTGCCTGGAAAGAGCCGACTAGGACCTAGAAGGGCCTTGATGGTAGTACTTCGTGAATGTATGAGAAACTACCGTATCATGTGGCCCGGGCGCCTGAACCTCCGGCTGCCCCCAAGTCGGGGCTGTGGTTACCGGCATCTCAGGGAGGGAGGAGCTCCGTGGTCTCCGAGCTGGGGAGTGCAGTGAGAGGGGCAGGACTCAACCCAGGTGGAACACGAGGCCGCGTGCCCGGagccaggctcacctgagggggGCGGGGGCTGTTGCCCCAGAAGAGCCGGGACGTCAACCCTGCGCCCTGTCTCCTTCCCAGAGGGAGGTCAGCGTCCCAGTGTacggaggaaatggcagcccgcgaCCCGACACCTGCGATACTCGGAGTTTATCACTAGGCACCGAGGAGCCACACACTCGGCAGGGACACCGCCGCgtgttttcttcatctttttttcttttctcgcATCCCCGGGGCTTGGAACCTGCCTGGCGCGCAAGTCCTTTCCGGGCGAACGCGGTCTTGCCAGCTTCCCCTTGGGGGCCGAGCTCCAAACAGGCCTCAATTACTACAGGTCTATTCCAGTCACCCCGTAGGTTACCGGGCGCCCGGGGCGTACGGGCAGCCGCCTCTGCCCCACAATGCTTTGCGTCCCGCCCCACAGTGCTTTGCGTTTCCCGCCCCAAAGGCTTCTTCCGGCGGCATCGAGGCCCGGTTAATCGATCGCAGCGCGCCGGCGGCTCGGCGCTCGGCCAGCCGCGCCTGCGCACGTGGTGATTTCCGGCGAGCGCCGCTGGGCGGGTGAGGGTCTTGTCTCGCGTGCGGGGCCTGTGGGCCCGGCGGCGGCCCGGGACGCGGCACCCCGGCTCTCCTCGCTCCGAGCAGGACGGCGAGCGAGCCCCGGCCATGACTTCTCTGTTGGCGAAGGACGCTTACCTGCAGGGTCTGGCCAAGAAGATCTGCTCCCAGCCCAGCACCGAGCCGCAGAAGCGCAAATCGGGTAAAAGCGCAGCCCGGGGGGCCGGGGCGGAGAGCGCTTCGGAAAGGGTACCCCGTCCACCCCCGCGGCGCTCGCGTCCCCACTCCGCTGCACCGCCCCTGAGCCGTCTTCAGGCGGAGTAGAGCCGCAGACGCGTGAAGCAGGCCTGCGGAGTACCAGAGGGAGGTACCGTGAGAGACGCTCAGGGCCGCGCCACTGCCCTGGCCCGTTGGGGGCCCCCGTCTCGGGGTCCGAGGGGGCTCAGCCGTGCGCCCCACCAGGCAGGAAGCTCGGCTGGGGTTTGGAGGAGGTGACTCTGTGGAACAGGCTCGGCCAACTCTCCACATTGAGTGGAAAGACTGATGTGAGCGTTGATGAGAAAAATGACTTACTCAGCCCATtactgtgggcagtgtggggagaagggaggaagaagatGGTTCCTGCCGATGGCAGTGTACGAGGCAGGGGTGACAGGCCCCCCTCATAGACACAAATAGGCGAAGCAGACAAAAACGCCTTGTGGGGAGCCGGGGCTGGTAAGTCCCGTCCAGCCTTGGAGGAGAGGGAGAGCGGCAGGGAGGGGCGTGGACCTACCAGAGGAGACACGGACTTTCGTTATACCCGGAAAACCTGTTCACTCTCGGGGTTAAGGGAATTTCTCATCACTCAGTGAAAAGTTAGATCTTTCTAGTTCCTCTCCTGTGTACTTCTCCCGGAACCAATTGGCTCCCTACTTGGTGcactcatttttcattttccttttaaaatgtaaacatttcctccacttttttcttttccacatcacttatgggatcttagttccccaacacaCATTGAACtcagcccttggcagtgagagtgtggagtcctaaccactgatttcagttctgttcagtcgctcagtcatgtctgagtcttttccacccccatggactgcagcaccccaggcttccctgtccatcaccatctcccagagtttgctcaaactcatgtccatcaagtccatgatgccatccggccatcctACCATCGGTcagccctcccaccccatcctgactcctactcctgccttcactctttcccagaatcaggatctccaatgaatattcggtgttggtttcctttaggattcactggtttgatctccttgcagtccaagggacatcaactcccagagcttgctcaaacttctgtccatagaattggtgataccattcaaccatctcatcctctgtcgtccccttctcctcctgccttcagtctttcccagcatcagggtcttttccaatgagtcagctctttgcatcaggtggccaaagtattggagcttcagcatgagtccttccaatgaatattcaggactgatttcctatgggattgactgatttgacctccttgcagtccaagggattctcaggaatcgtctccaacaccacagttcaaaagcatcaattctttggtgctcagctttctttacggtccaactctcacatccacacatgactactgaaaaaccatagcttttgctatatggacctttgttggcaaggtgatgtctctgctttttaatatgctgtctaggttgatcatagcttttcttccaagaagtaagtgtcttttagtttcatggctgcagttgttttggagcccaggaaataaagtctgtcactgtttgcactgtttccccatctgtttgccatgaagtgatgggactggagccatggtcttcattttttgaatgttgagttttaagccagttttttcactctcctctttcactttcatcaagaagctctttagttcctcttcactttctgccataagggtggtatcatctgcatatctgaggttattgatatttctcccggcaatcttgattccagcttgtgcttcatccagtccagcattttgcatgatatactctgcatataagttaaataaacagagtgacaatatacagctttgacgtatcccaattttgaaccagttcgtttttccatgtccggttctaactgttgcttcttgacctgcatacagatttctcaggaggcaggtaaggtcatctggtattcccatctctaaaaattttccacagtttgttgtgatccacacagtcaaagacttcggtgtagtcagtgaagcagatgtgatccagtggatgttggcaatttgatctctagttcctctgccttttctacatccagcttgaacatctgaaacttgtcagtttatgtattgttgaagcctgacttggagaattttgagcatcactttgctagcctgtgagatgagtgcaattttgtggtagtttgagcattctttggcattgcctttctttgggattggaatgaaaattgaccttttccagtcctgtggccactgctgagttttccaaatttgctggcatattgagtgcaacactttgacagcatcatcttttaggatttgaagtagctcagctggaattccatcacctccactagctttgtttgtagtgatgctttctaaggccagcTTGactgcactccaggatgtctggctctaggtgagcacaccttcgtggttatctggatcatgaagatctttttgtacagttcttctgtgtatccttgccacctctttttaatatattttgcttctgttaggtcctttattatgcccatctttgcatgaaatgtttccatggtgtctcttaattttcttgaagagatctctagtctttcccattctattgttttcctatatttctttgcattgatcacttaggaaggctttctttgctgttctttggaactctgcgttcaagtgggtatatctttccttttctcctttgccttttgcttctctttttctctcaactatttataaggcctcctcagacaaccattttgcctggaCTGTCAGAGAATTCCCTTTCCACCTGTTAACATGAAAGCGTGTATGCgtgttttcagtcgctcagttgtgtcctgctctttgcggaCCCCATgtactagagcctgccaggctccccttgtccatgggatttttccaggcaagaatactggagcaggttgccatttcctcctccagcgcaTCTTGCTGACAcaaagatcgaacccacatctctttagcaagtggattctttactgctagctccacctgggaagcccaaaacgaTATACCCCGTTTTGGGCTATATAATTTGTTGTGGGACATGCCATCGTTGTCCCTGtggatggatatttgggttttcCTAGTTTTTCACTCAAAAAAGGATGCTATGATGAATATCTTTGAGGCCAGATCTATCTGCACACCGGGAATGAATTTCACAAGTAGACCGCTGGGTCAGCGTGTTACACTCTTCAGGGATTGATAAGTGTGACCAGTCTGCTTTCCAGGAGGTGTGTGGCTCTGAGCTCACAGGAAGGTCCCCACGACTCCCGTCTCGGCTGGCTTTTGGCGTCCTTCCGGAATCAAAGCCTTTGCAGGGCCTTCTTAGCTACTGACTGCGTCACAGGGACTGAAGTGGCAGCcctttcttgtttcttgtttcaGCTGGCAAAACTCAAGTCTCAGATGCTGCTGCACCccccaggaagaagaggaggaaagcaCAGAAGAAACCCCGGGAGCGTGAGGAGAAGACTGTGAAGCCCAGGGCCCAGGCCTCCGCGAagtctgaggccaggaagccagAGGcggccgaggaggaggagggagccaCCAGCTCCACCAGAGCCCCGGCGGGTAAGGGGgccgggcaggcaggcagggccccGGCAGGTGAGGGGGCCGGGCAGGCAAGCAGGGCCCCCGTGGGTGAGGGGGCCGGGCAGGCAAGCAGGGCCCCCTGGGATCTGGGATAGGTGTTGTATGTGGCCCTCTCTGGTCATAACAGCACGATCAGGTTCACTGGGATGGTGTGAGGCTCTGCAGAGGACAGATCGCAGGGTCTCTGGGTGGATGGGAAGTTCAGGAAGGGCACAGACGTCCCAGGTCATATAGTAACTGGGACGGGGAGGGTCATGGCCGTGTCCTCTGAGATCCTGAGAGGCCTGGCACGCCGAGCTTCACTGCCCTCAAGTCTCTGAAGTGATGTCGTGAGAGCTGCctctgggtgtgggtgggtgccGCAGAAGTTGGAAGAATCCAGAGATGGGTTTGGCCCGTGTTACACAAGCAAGCCCTGCCCCGGAGGTGAAGAGTTGAAGAGGTGAAGAGGTGAGCTTCACTAGAACTGCAGCTTGAAGAGGTGAAGAGTTCACTAGAACTTCCCTGCAGGTCCACCAGTGGCCACTGGacaggagtgggggtggggggcgcacaTGGAGGCTCAGGCTTGGAATCCGGcaccggggcgggggggggcacaGAAAGGTCGGGAGGGGTTCTCCTTCTGGATTTCTGATCCTTCTTTGCAGGTGGCCAGGCCGCAGAGCCTGACTCTTTGTTTGCCTTGGACGTTCTGCGGCAGCGCCTGCATGAGAAGATTCAGGAGGCACGGGGCCAGgtaggtgtggggtggggggcgggcacgGGTCTCTGGGAGCTGCAGGGctttccccaccccacctggaggaggagacaccccgtgcTCTCGGAGGTCGGCTCCCTGCTCTGCCAGCCGTCACAGGCCTGGCAGGAGGGTCTTGGCACCTCTGTTCTGCAGGAGGTCAGGTGCTGTTCGTGTCATCTGGGGGGCAGTGCAGGCTAAGCCCCCATGTTGAGCTGCTGGCTCTTCTCTGCTGCGGCCTTTGAGAGGCTCGGGCTCCTCTCTCAGCAGCACTTCCTGGGCGTTCGTTCTTCTGATTGCCCTGACGGCCCCTGAGGTGAGCCAGGGCCTGAGATGAGGTGACCTGCCCGAGGGGACCGCCACAGGACCGGCGCTCCAGGACGTGAACCAGCCTCAGTGCTGAGTGCTGAGTGGGGTCgcctcccctcctttccctggGGACCTCC
Coding sequences:
- the MED22 gene encoding mediator of RNA polymerase II transcription subunit 22 isoform X2, whose protein sequence is MAQQRALPQSKETLLQSYNKRLKDDVKSIMDNFTEIIKTAKIEDETQVSRATQGEQDNYEMHVRAANIVRAGESLMKLVSDLKQFLILNDFPSVNEAIDQRNQQLRALQEESDRKLIALRDEVSIDLYELEEEYYSSRYK
- the MED22 gene encoding mediator of RNA polymerase II transcription subunit 22 isoform X1 yields the protein MAQQRALPQSKETLLQSYNKRLKDDVKSIMDNFTEIIKTAKIEDETQVSRATQGEQDNYEMHVRAANIVRAGESLMKLVSDLKQFLILNDFPSVNEAIDQRNQQLRALQEESDRKLIALRDEVSIDLYELEEEYYSSSSSLCEANDLPLCEAYWRLDQDTDSADFLSAPLLASPEPSAGGPLQAAAPAHSHTGGPGPTEHT